In Nicotiana tabacum cultivar K326 chromosome 21, ASM71507v2, whole genome shotgun sequence, one DNA window encodes the following:
- the LOC107801713 gene encoding uncharacterized protein LOC107801713 — translation MSEAKSQPPATSSSDKDVKAPNVFERVKEEFEAVLHSEKHSHHHHKETHGLRDDIDENTPVNDVKAPNVFERAKEEIEAIVQAIHPKKENHSHDSTSDGDNRTYGTTADLKTHDPDSLSANKEKMPNQNERVEEEIGADLHSEKSPHRHHKETHGRSDDIDDNTPISEVKGPNIFERAKEEIEALVHSIHPKKK, via the exons ATGTCTGAAGCAAAATCACAACCACCGGCAACCTCCTCTTCAG ATAAAGATGTAAAGGCGCCTAATGTGTTTGAGAGAGTTAAAGAAGAGTTTGAGGCAGTACTGCATAGTGAAAAACACTCACATCACCATCACAAAGAAACTCACGGTTTGCGCGATGATATTGATGAGAACACACCCGTTAACGATGTGAAAGCACCTAACGTGTTTGAGAGAGCGAAGGAGGAAATCGAGGCTATTGTTCAAGCAATACATccaaaaaaggaaaatcacaGTCATGATTCAACTTCAGACGGCGACAACAG GACTTACGGTACAACAGCTGATTTGAAGACACATGATCCAGATTCTCTTTCAG CGAACAAAGAAAAGATGCCTAATCAAAACGAGAGAGTCGAGGAAGAGATAGGAGCAGATCTGCACAGCGAAAAATCTCCTCATCGTCATCACAAAGAAACTCATGGAAGGAGTGATGACATTGATGATAATACACCGATTAGTGAAGTTAAAGGTCCAAATATATTCGAACGAGCCAAGGAAGAAATCGAGGCCCTAGTTCACTCAATTCATCCAAAGAAGAAATAA
- the NAP1;1 gene encoding nucleosome assembly protein 1-1, translating to MSNTKDNFNVADLTAALGAGDREDLVNALKNKLQDITGKPTNVLECLSPNVRKRVEVLKEIQSQHDELEAKFYEERAVLEAKYQKLYQPLYTKRFDIVNGVVEVNTSETEAAAMDQDEDEDAVGKGVPDFWLIAMKNNDVLSEEITERDEGALKFLKDIKWAKIDNPKGFKLEFFFDTNPYFTNTVLTKTYHMIDEDEPILEKALGTEIEWYPGKCLTQKILKKKPKKGSKNAKPITKTEQCESFFNFFSPPQVPEDEEDIDEDAAEELQSLMEQDYDIGSTIRDKIISHAVSWFTGEAAEDDFADLEDDDDDDEEDDDDEDEEEEDDEDDEDEEDEDDTNTKKKSSAVRKRGVRAHAPAGGQAGERPPECKQQ from the exons ATGAGCAACACCAAAGACAACTTCAACGTTGCCGATCTCACCGCTG CTTTGGGTGCTGGGGATAGAGAAGACCTTGTTAATGCTCTCAAG AATAAACTTCAGGATATCACGGGGAAGCCCACTAACGTGCTTGAATGTTTGTCACCCAATGTTAGAAAGCGTGTTGAAGTTCTGAAGGAGATTCAG TCTCAGCATGATGAATTGGAGGCAAAGTTTTATGAGGAGAGAGCTGTGCTTGAAGCCAAATACCAAAAGTTGTATCAGCCTCTATATACAAAA AGATTTGATATTGTGAACGGAGTTGTTGAAGTCAACACCTCAGAGACCGAGGCAGCAGCGATGGACCAGGACGAGGATGAAGATGCAGTGG GGAAAGGGGTCCCTGATTTCTGGCTCATTGCAATGAAGAATAATGATGTGCTCTCTGAGGAG ATTACAGAGCGAGATGAAGGAGCACTCAAATTTCTCAAGGATATAAAGTGGGCCAAGATTGATAATCCAAAGGGATTTAAGCTTGAATTTTTCTTTGATACTAATCCTTACTTCACGAATACTGTACTGACTAAAACGTATCACATGATTGATGAAGATGAACCGATTCTGGAGAAGGCCTTAGG GACCGAGATAGAATGGTATCCCGGAAAATGTTTGACACAAAAGattctaaagaagaagccaaagAAGGGGTCAAAGAATGCCAAGCCTATTACTAAAACAGAACAATGCGAAAGTTTCTTCAACTTCTTTAGTCCACCTCAAGTTCCAGAGGACGAAGAGGATATTGATGAAGATGCT GCCGAAGAACTTCAAAGTTTGATGGAACAAGACTATGATATTGG GTCAACTATTCGAGATAAGATTATCTCGCATGCGGTTTCTTGGTTCACTGGTGAAGCTGCTGAAGATGATTTTGCTGACCTGgaagatgacgatgatgatgatgaagaagatgatgatgacgaagatgaggaagaggaggatgatgaagatgatgaggaCGAGGAGGATGAAGATGATACCAATACCAAGAAAAAG TCATCTGCTGTGCGCAAG AGGGGTGTTAGAGCACATGCACCAGCGGGTGGTCAGGCTGGTGAGAGGCCGCCAGAGTGCAAACAACAGTAG